The following proteins are encoded in a genomic region of Thiomonas sp. X19:
- the sufC gene encoding Fe-S cluster assembly ATPase SufC, whose translation MLQVRGLQAEIDGKLVLAGVDLDIAAGEVVAIMGPNGSGKSTLAQVLAGRDLYHVSGGSARFDGMDLLTMPPEERARAGLFLAFQYPVEIPGVSNVYLLKAALNAQRKHQGLPELDAMEFLQKVKALMRELGMDEKFLQRGVNEGFSGGEKKRNEMLQMALLQPRLAILDETDSGLDVDALKAVAQGVNTMRAAERAFVLITHYERLLDHIVPDRVHVLWQGRIVTSGGPELARRIEREGYAWLQQGVAAPSAQEV comes from the coding sequence CTGTTGCAGGTGCGCGGCCTGCAGGCGGAAATCGACGGCAAACTTGTGCTTGCCGGTGTCGATCTGGACATCGCCGCCGGCGAGGTCGTCGCCATCATGGGCCCCAACGGCTCGGGCAAGAGCACGCTGGCGCAGGTGCTCGCCGGACGCGACCTGTATCACGTCAGCGGCGGATCAGCGCGCTTCGACGGCATGGATCTGCTCACCATGCCGCCCGAGGAACGCGCGCGCGCCGGGCTGTTCCTCGCCTTTCAGTACCCGGTGGAGATTCCCGGCGTGTCCAACGTTTACCTGCTGAAGGCCGCGCTCAACGCCCAGCGCAAACATCAGGGCCTGCCCGAACTCGACGCGATGGAGTTTCTGCAAAAAGTCAAAGCGCTGATGCGCGAACTCGGCATGGATGAGAAATTCCTCCAGCGCGGCGTCAACGAAGGTTTTTCCGGCGGCGAGAAAAAGCGCAACGAAATGCTGCAGATGGCCTTGCTGCAGCCGCGTCTGGCCATTCTCGACGAAACCGATTCGGGTCTGGATGTGGACGCGCTCAAGGCCGTGGCGCAGGGCGTCAACACCATGCGCGCCGCCGAGCGCGCCTTCGTGCTGATCACCCACTACGAACGCCTGCTCGATCACATCGTCCCCGACCGCGTGCACGTGCTTTGGCAAGGGCGCATCGTCACCTCGGGCGGGCCGGAGCTGGCGCGGCGCATCGAGCGCGAGGGCTATGCCTGGTTGCAACAAGGCGTGGCCGCGCCCAGTGCGCAGGAGGTCTGA
- the sufD gene encoding Fe-S cluster assembly protein SufD has protein sequence MGALEAFIQAFDAVDADAPAEPAGVAQSRRDALEALLRSGLPTRHCEDWKYTSLRLLDALDVSTTMSSAPLAVDALREAGALLVGGCLRLAFVDGHFDVALSHLDGVPPGVRLAPWGAPGAQPPTRASEALSPAAHGDAFDAINRMFARDGMVLELADGVCLAAPVIVIVMQTRGGASHVRHLLRLGQGSSARVIEQHIGVAQAGPYLATSVTRAELARGANLEHVRLQDESDAAAHVSQLHVAQGEGSVLDAQALVLGARLSRQELHVEHEAPGCRTELRGASVLGAEQHGDVHMGIEHRHPRGTSRTHVRGVFDAAAHGVFTGRVNVHPDAQKTDAGMINRNLLLSPRAEADTRPQLQIDADDVLCSHGATVGQLDAEARFYLLSRGIAPQDARAMLVQAFIAAALPDIGWEPLRAHVRARLAARQGLVIEASEVSA, from the coding sequence ATGGGAGCGCTCGAAGCTTTCATCCAGGCGTTCGACGCGGTCGACGCCGACGCTCCGGCCGAGCCCGCCGGCGTCGCGCAATCGCGTCGCGACGCCCTTGAGGCATTGCTGCGCAGCGGCCTGCCGACGCGTCACTGCGAGGACTGGAAGTACACCAGCCTGCGCCTGCTCGACGCCCTCGATGTCTCCACCACAATGTCTTCCGCGCCGCTCGCCGTCGATGCGCTGCGGGAAGCTGGTGCCTTGCTCGTCGGCGGCTGTCTGCGTCTGGCCTTCGTCGATGGCCACTTCGACGTGGCCCTTTCGCACCTGGACGGCGTTCCACCGGGGGTGAGACTCGCGCCGTGGGGCGCACCCGGAGCGCAGCCACCCACGCGTGCCAGTGAAGCGCTTTCACCCGCCGCGCACGGCGACGCCTTCGACGCGATCAACCGCATGTTCGCGCGCGACGGCATGGTGCTCGAACTCGCCGATGGCGTATGCCTTGCCGCGCCCGTCATCGTCATCGTGATGCAAACGCGTGGCGGCGCCAGCCATGTGCGCCATCTGCTGCGCTTGGGGCAGGGTTCTTCGGCGCGCGTGATCGAGCAGCATATCGGCGTCGCGCAGGCGGGGCCTTATCTGGCGACCAGCGTGACCCGGGCGGAGTTGGCGCGCGGGGCGAATCTGGAGCACGTGCGCTTGCAGGACGAGTCCGACGCCGCCGCGCACGTTTCGCAACTGCATGTGGCCCAGGGCGAGGGCAGCGTCCTCGATGCGCAGGCGTTGGTCCTGGGGGCGAGACTGTCGCGCCAGGAACTTCACGTCGAGCACGAGGCGCCGGGCTGCCGTACCGAACTGCGCGGGGCCAGCGTGCTCGGTGCCGAGCAACATGGCGACGTGCACATGGGCATCGAGCACCGCCACCCGCGCGGCACCAGCCGCACCCATGTGCGCGGCGTGTTCGACGCCGCCGCGCACGGCGTGTTCACCGGCCGCGTGAACGTGCACCCGGACGCGCAGAAAACCGACGCCGGCATGATCAACCGCAACCTGCTGCTGTCGCCGCGCGCCGAGGCCGACACCCGTCCGCAACTGCAGATCGACGCCGACGACGTGCTGTGCAGCCACGGCGCCACGGTCGGCCAGCTTGACGCCGAGGCTCGTTTTTATCTGCTGTCGCGCGGCATCGCACCGCAAGACGCGCGTGCCATGCTGGTGCAGGCGTTCATTGCCGCGGCGCTGCCCGACATCGGCTGGGAGCCCTTGCGCGCGCATGTCCGCGCACGGCTTGCGGCGCGGCAAGGCCTAGTGATCGAAGCCTCGGAGGTTTCGGCATGA
- a CDS encoding class II aldolase/adducin family protein — MTTAHLLEAQFAQRNDLLVAQACETMHAAYAKSWITHRDGNVSVRDARGDGFWISQSGVVKARLQPAQMLHVGAAQIAQGLTPAGASGEYGLHLRLQAMQRAGDGAVLHLHPTYIVAAMVAGFDLHELSEAFPEVTRYTRVGRNVAALPATSEELAVACAEAFDPQFGLTPHIVGLDRHGVVAIGRSPWDAFEHVERLEHVCQMVLASGVTTGVSVLARAAAAQAA; from the coding sequence ATGACGACCGCCCATCTCCTCGAAGCCCAATTCGCCCAGCGCAACGATCTGCTGGTCGCGCAAGCCTGCGAAACCATGCACGCCGCCTACGCCAAGAGCTGGATCACGCACCGCGACGGCAACGTCTCGGTGCGTGACGCGCGTGGCGACGGCTTCTGGATTTCGCAAAGCGGCGTGGTCAAGGCACGGCTGCAGCCGGCGCAGATGCTGCATGTCGGCGCGGCCCAAATCGCGCAAGGGCTGACGCCCGCGGGAGCGTCAGGCGAATACGGCTTGCACCTGCGCTTGCAGGCGATGCAGCGCGCCGGGGACGGCGCCGTGTTGCACCTGCATCCCACCTACATCGTCGCGGCGATGGTCGCAGGTTTCGATTTGCACGAACTCTCCGAGGCTTTCCCGGAAGTCACGCGCTACACCCGGGTCGGCCGCAACGTGGCGGCGCTGCCGGCCACCAGCGAGGAACTCGCCGTGGCATGCGCCGAAGCTTTCGATCCGCAGTTCGGCTTGACGCCGCATATCGTCGGCCTCGACCGGCACGGCGTGGTGGCCATCGGCCGCTCGCCTTGGGATGCGTTCGAGCATGTCGAGCGACTGGAGCATGTGTGCCAGATGGTGCTGGCGTCCGGCGTGACGACAGGCGTGTCCGTTCTCGCACGCGCCGCGGCGGCGCAAGCGGCCTGA
- the sufB gene encoding Fe-S cluster assembly protein SufB: MSKSNQALDAFLERDYAAGFSSPIESDLAPKGLNEDIIRLISKKKSEPDFLLQWRLKAYRHWLTMTEPTWAKIHHPPIDYQDIHYYAAPKRTNVPKSIDEVDPELLRVYEKLGIPLHERAALAGVAVDAVFDSVSVATTFKDKLAKHGVVFCSFSDAVQNHPELVRAYLGSVVPPGDNFFAALNAAVFTDGSFVYIPKGVRCPMELSTYFRINAKDSGQFERTLIIADEGAQVSYLEGCTAPRRDENQLHAAVVEIIALDDARVKYSTVQNWYPGDKDGKGGIYNFVTKRGECRGAGSRISWTQVETGSAITWKYPSVLLRGDDSVGEFYSVALTNHFQQADTGTKMIHIGRNTRSTIVSKGISAGRGSNTYRGLVKVLPKAEGARNYTQCDSLLIGSRCGAHTFPYIEVRNPSAQVEHEATTSRVGEDQLFYCMQRGISAEDAVAMIVNGFAREVVRQLPMEFAVEAQKLLGVSLEGSVG; the protein is encoded by the coding sequence ATGAGTAAAAGCAACCAGGCGCTCGACGCTTTTCTCGAACGCGATTACGCGGCCGGTTTCAGCTCGCCGATCGAGTCCGACCTCGCCCCGAAGGGTTTGAATGAAGACATCATCCGGCTCATCTCCAAGAAAAAGAGCGAGCCCGATTTCCTGCTGCAGTGGCGGCTGAAGGCGTACCGGCATTGGCTCACCATGACCGAGCCGACCTGGGCCAAGATCCACCATCCGCCGATCGACTACCAGGACATCCACTATTACGCCGCGCCGAAACGCACCAATGTGCCCAAGAGCATCGACGAGGTCGATCCCGAACTGCTGCGGGTGTACGAAAAACTCGGCATCCCGCTGCACGAACGGGCGGCGCTGGCCGGTGTGGCGGTGGACGCGGTGTTCGACTCGGTGTCGGTGGCCACGACCTTCAAGGACAAACTGGCCAAGCACGGCGTCGTCTTCTGCTCGTTTTCCGACGCGGTGCAAAACCACCCCGAGCTGGTGCGGGCCTATCTCGGATCGGTGGTTCCGCCGGGCGACAATTTTTTCGCCGCGCTCAACGCCGCGGTGTTCACCGACGGCAGCTTCGTCTACATCCCCAAGGGCGTGCGTTGCCCGATGGAGCTTTCCACCTACTTCCGCATCAACGCCAAGGACAGCGGCCAGTTCGAGCGCACGCTGATCATCGCCGACGAGGGCGCGCAGGTCTCGTACCTGGAGGGCTGCACCGCGCCGCGACGCGACGAAAACCAGTTGCACGCGGCGGTGGTGGAAATCATCGCCCTCGACGACGCGCGGGTGAAATATTCGACGGTACAGAACTGGTACCCCGGCGACAAGGACGGCAAGGGCGGCATCTACAACTTCGTCACCAAGCGCGGCGAGTGCCGCGGCGCTGGCTCGCGTATTTCCTGGACCCAAGTGGAAACGGGATCTGCGATCACCTGGAAATATCCGAGTGTGCTGCTGCGCGGGGATGATTCGGTCGGCGAGTTCTATTCGGTGGCGCTGACCAACCATTTTCAGCAGGCCGACACCGGCACGAAGATGATCCACATCGGCCGCAACACCCGCAGCACCATCGTCTCCAAAGGCATTTCCGCCGGCCGCGGCAGCAACACCTACCGCGGCTTGGTGAAGGTGCTTCCCAAGGCGGAAGGTGCGCGCAACTACACGCAGTGCGACTCGCTGCTGATCGGCAGCCGCTGCGGCGCGCACACGTTTCCGTACATCGAAGTGCGCAACCCCAGCGCCCAGGTCGAACACGAGGCGACGACTTCGCGCGTCGGCGAAGATCAGCTCTTCTACTGCATGCAGCGCGGCATCTCCGCCGAGGACGCGGTGGCGATGATCGTCAACGGCTTCGCCCGCGAAGTGGTCAGGCAGTTGCCGATGGAATTCGCCGTCGAGGCGCAAAAGCTGCTCGGCGTCAGCCTCGAAGGCAGCGTGGGCTGA